The Streptomyces sp. NBC_01408 DNA segment CACCCGCACCCCGGCCCGGGTCTTCGGTGTCGCGGACCGCCTCGGCACGGTCGAACCGGGCCGGATCGCCGACCTCACCCTCGTCGACGGCGACCCCTTCACCGACTTCGCCGACCTGATCCGCGTACGGGCGACCGTACGCGGCGGAACCGTGTGGGAACGGGCCGTCCTGGAAACCGCGTTCACCCGGACCGCGGCCCCCGCCGCGCCGGCCGGCGACTGGCGCGACGTCCTGCACCAGATGCTGCGCGACGGCTGCTGCACCGCCGGTGCCTAGTGCTGTCACCGCCCGCGGGGAGGTACCGGGGGTGTCCGCCGCGTGATCGCCCCGGCGGCCGGGTTTCCGGTCAGGAGGCGGGCCGCCGGGCACGGGCGGGGTGGCTCAGGGCCTGCTGGCCTCCCGAGGCCAGCATCCGGACCTCGCCCTGGTCGCTGATCTCGGCGCGGATGATCCCGGTGTCGTCGGCGTAGACCGGATGGCCGCCCGGACCCGTCCGCTCCGTGCGCGTGACGACCACGGTGTCCGCGGACTCCGCCGAACCGTCGTCCTCGAACACCAACTCATAGCGATCCTCACGGTCCTCGCCCACCACGTACCTCCAGATCCCCGCCGTCGCGCGGACCGCGCCGAAGGGCCGCGTACCAACGTGCCCCATGGCCCCCGACGACAGCACGCGCCACGCGGCACCGGGACCCGACCGGGGGACACTCCCCGCCCCGGAATCCTGTCGACGGCATCCGTCCCCCCGACTAGCCTCGGCCCCATGAGCACCCTGCAGACGATCCACGGCGTACCCGTCCTGATATGCGGCTCCGAGGGCGAGAGGATCAGCGGTGAAGGCGACGTCATGGACCTCATCGGCAACGCCATGTACCAGGGGGTCCAGTGGATCGCCATCCCCGCCGAGCGCTTCGACGAGACCTTCTTCCGGCTGAGCACCCGGGTCGCCGGTGACGTCGTCCAGAAGTTCGTGAACTACCGCGTGGGGCTCGCCGTCCTCGGCGACATCTCCCGCCACACGACGAACAGTCCGGCACTGCGCGACTTCGTCCGCGAGTGCAACCGCGGCCGCCAGACCTGGTTCCTCACCGACGCCGCGGAACTGCACGACCGTCTCGGGCCCCCGGCCGCTTCAGAGGCCTGACCCGCGCCGGACCTGGAGCACATCAGGCGTCAGATCGTCCTCCAGGGCGAGGCCGGCCGCCGTGAGTTCCTCGGCGAGGGCCCTCCGGGTCAGCGGCCACAGGAGGAAGGACTCCCGGGCATGGCGCAGCATCCGGCCCTGACGGCACACCAGGTACGTGTAGTCGTAGCGGATCCGGCCGTCCTCGGCGCGCTGGGTGAGCTGCCCGCGGTAGGTGTCGATGCCGAGGCGGACCTCACCCAGCCCGCGCCGGACGGGCTGCGCGGGGAGACCGGCCGGTGGACGGTCCAGGAAGAGCAGCCCGCCGGGCACCAGCAGATCGGCCAGCACCCGCCACAGCGCGCGCCGCTCGGCGGGCGGCAGGCAGGGCACCATCCGCAGGCACACGGCCAGGTCGGCCTGGCCGCGCAGCGACAGTTCGAGGGCGGAGCAGGCGTGCACCGTCACCCGGTCCCCGGCGGAGCCGCCCGCCGGCGGGTGCAGCCGGGAGAGCAGGACGGCCCGCATGGCGGCCGCCGGCTCGACGGCGTGCACCGGTACGGTCGACGCGCCGATCAGTACCTCGGTGACCAGGCCGGTACCCGCGCCGACCTCGACGATCCCGACCCGGGCGGCAGCCGCCGGAGCCGCCAGGGCGAGCGCGTGCCGGTGGTAGGCCCGGGCGTGCAACAGGTCGTAGAACTCGGCCGACACGGCGTACGCCTCACCGGGACGCCCGCCGTGGGCACAGCGCTCCGACGGCGGCGCGTGCCCGTCCGGTCGTAAGTCCCCCCGTATGTCCATCCGGCCATCATGGCCGTACGAGCCCCGGCCCACGAGCACGCGATCCGGCCACGGGGCCGACCGCGCTGCCCGCCGCCCCGCCCCGCCCGGGCAGGCCGGGGCGGGGCGGGGCGGACGGTGCTAGCGGCTCAGCACCACCGCGGCGACCGCAGCCGGTACCGGCGCGAGGGCCGCGGGCCGGGCCGTGAAGGTGCCCCGGCCCTGGGTCCGGCCGCGCAGCCGGGACGCGTAGCCGAAGAGCTCGGCCAGTGGCACGGCCGCGGTGACCACCGCCGTGCCGGACCCGGACGTGGAGCCCGAGACCCGGCCGCGGCGGGCCGCGAGGTCACCCAGCACCGCTCCCACACCGTCCTCGGGGACGGTCACCGTGACCTCCACCACCGGCTCCAGGAGCTCCACCGTGCTCGCGCGCAGCGCCTCGCGCAGCGCGAACCGGCCCGCCGCCCGGAACGCCAGCTCCGAGGAGTCCTTGGAGTGGGTGGCCCCGTCGGTGAGCGTCACCCGCAGCCCCGTCACCGGATACCCGCCGAGCGGTCCCTCGGCGAGCGCGTCCCGGCAGCCGGCCTCCACGGCGCGCGCGTACTCCTGCGGCACGCGGCCGCCGACGACCGACGACCGGAACACGAAGCCCGCAGCCTCCGCTGCCTCCTCCAGCGGTTCGACGTCGATGACGACGTGCGCGAACTGGCCCGCGCCACCGTCCTGTTTGACGTGCCGGTAGACGAGGCCGGTCACCCCGCGTACGACGGTCTCCCGGTAGGAGACCTGCGGACGCCCGACCACGACCTCCACCCCCTGGCCGCGGCGGATCTTCTCCACTGCGACCTCCAGGTGGAGTTCGCCCATCCCCGACAGCACGGTCTGGCCGGTTTCCCCGTCGGACCGCACCACCAGCGAGGGGTCCTCCTCGACGAGGCGCGCCAGGGCCGCCGCGAGCCGGCCGGTGTCGCTGCTCCGGCGTGCCTCGACCGCCACCGACACCACCGGTTCGGCCACCGACGGCGGTTCGAGGACCAGCGGAGCCCCGGGGGCGCACAGGGTCGTACCCGCCCGGGCGGCCTTCAGCCCGATCACGGCGACGATGTCACCCGCGACCGCCTCCTCCCGTTCCTCGTGCCGGTCGGCCTGTACCCGCAGGATCCGGCCGACCCGCTCCGTGCGGCCCGTCGCGGCGTCCAGTACGGACTCGCCCTTGCGGAGCGTGCCCGCGTAGACCCGTACGTACGTGAGCCGTCCGGTCGGTGTCGCCGTCACCTTGAACGCCAGGGCCGTGAACGGCGCCGCCGGGTCGGGGGCCCGCTCCTGCTCCGCGCCGCCGGCCTCGCCCCGTACCGGTGGCATGTCGGCGGGCGACGGCAGGTACGCGAGGACCGCGTCCAGCAACGGCTCGATCCCGCGGTTGCGGTACGCCGAGCCGCACAGCACCACCACGCCGTCCCCGCGCAGCGTCAGCTCCCGCAGGGCGCGCGCCAGCGTCGGCCCGGTCACCGCCGAAGCCGCACAGAACTCCTCCAGCGCGTCCGCGTGCAGCTCGGCCACCGTCTCCTCCAGGAGCCGGCGCCGCCGCTGCGCCTCCTCGCGCAGCTCCTCGGGCACCGGTGCGGTCTCGTAGGTCTCGCCGCCCGCCCGCCAGAGCAGCGCGCGCATCCCCAGCAGGTCCACGACCCCGGTGAAACCGTCCTCCCGGCCGATGGGCAGCTGGACCACCAGCGGGACGACGCCCAGCCGCTCGCGGATCGAGGCGACGGCCGTGTCGAGGTCGGCGCCCGCCCGGTCGAGCTTGTTGACGAAGGCGATCCGCGGAACCCCGTGCCGGTCGGCCTGCCGCCACACCGACTCGCTCTGCGGCTCGACCCCGGCGACGGCGTCGAACACCGCGACCGCCCCGTCCAGGACGCGCAGGGACCGTTCGACCTCGTCCGAGAAGTCGACGTGGCCCGGGGTGTCGATCAGGTTGACGCGGTGCCCGGCCCAGGCGCAGCTCACGGCCGCGGCGAAGATGGTGATGCCGCGGTCGCGCTCCTGGGCGTCGAAGTCGGTGACGGTCGTTCCGTCGTGTACCTCGCCCCGCTTGTGGATGGCGCCGGTCGCGAACAGGATGCGTTCGGTGATGGTGGTCTTGCCCGCGTCGACGTGGGCGAGGATGCCCAGATTGCGGACGGCGGTGGGGGACGTGCCGGCGAGCGGTCGTCGGATGGTGCGCATGGCCCGAGGCCTTTCGAACGATGAGGAGGCAGGCAGCGCGATTCCCGGGACGGCACACCGGTCGGCCCCGCCCGTCCCGCCGGACCGGCCCCGGCTGCCGGGGGCGCAGGGCCGGGGCAGGGGGGCACAAGGGCAGCGGGAGGAACGGAAACCGAAGGAGCGTCACGGGCATGCGGTGACGGCCGCGCAGCCGGCACCGGGCCTAGCGAGACACCGGGATCACGTCGTACCGGGACGGGGGAACGAAGGCGGCGGTGTGGCGCATGCACATGGCCCGGTTCCCCTTCTCTTCACTCGGCATCAGGCGCGCGGTGCCCTGTCGGCAGCGCGTGCGGCGAGTCTAGGGAAGAGGACCCGGCGGGGCACGGTATTTATTTCCGGCTGCGCGGCCTCACTCCGGCCGGGGCGCCGCCGGGAGGCGGAGCACCAGGCGGGCGCCGTGCGCGTGGTCCTCGGCCGTCAGCGTCCCGCCGTGATGGGCCGTCAAGTCCCGGGCGATGGCGAGGCCGAGGCCCGCACCGCCGTGGTCGCGGCTGCGGGAGTCGTCGAGGCGGGTGAAGCGTTCGAAGACCCGCTCCCGGTCGGCCGCGGGGATGCCCGGGCCGTCGTCGGTGACCTCCAGTACGGCGGTACGGGGCCCCGGGCCGTTCGTGGTGCGCAGGGTGACGACCACGCGCCGGTCGGCGTAACGCTGCGCGTTGTCGAGGAGGTTGGTGACGACACGGCTGAGCCACAGGGCGCTGCCGGTGATCCCGACCCCGGCTTCGAGGTCCAGGTGTACGGGAACCCTGTCGCCGAGCCGGGTGTCCACGGCTTCGCATACCAGGGCAGTCAGGTCCAGTTCCACCGCGGCCACGGGCTGGGCGGCGTCGATCCGGGCGAGCAGCAGCAGATCGGCCGCGAGGTGCTGGAGCCGTTCGATGTCCTGGAGGGCCCCGCCGATCAGCTCGGGCCACAGCTCCGGGTCCTGGACGGCGAGAGCCACTTCCAGCTGCGTGCGCAGGACGGTGATGGGGCTGCGCAGTTCGTGCGAGGCGTCGGCGATGAACTGCCGCTGGCGGACCCCGGAGGCCTCCAGCCGGTCCAGGGTGGCGTTCATGGTCTGCGCCAGGCGGGCGACCTCGTCGTGGGTGGCCGGCACCGGCACCCGGCGGTGCAGGTCGCGGTCGGTGATCCCGGCGACCTCGGCCCGGATCGCCTCCACCGGTCTCAGCGCCCGGCCGGTGACCCGCCAGGTCACGAGGGCGACGGTGGCCAGGAGCAGGGGCATCCCGATGACGAGGGCGGCGGTGGTGGTGTCGTCGACGGCGTCCGCGTCGCGCAGCGAGGCCCCGGCGTAGACGATGGCCGGGCCGTTCGGGGTGTCGGTGATGACCTGGACGACCCGCTGGCGGTGGCCGCCGCCCAGGGGACGGACCTTCCAGGTGTGGAAGCGGGTCCCGGGCACCTCGGGGCCCGCGGGCGGGAACGCGGGTACGCCGATGAGGTTGGGGCTGGCCAGCAGGACGCGGCCGTCGGCGCCCACCACCTGGACGAACTCGACACCGCGGGCGACCAGCCGCGCGCGGTCGAGCCGCCCGGCCGCGGCGAGCTGGGCCACGGCGTCGGCCTGCCGCCGCGCGTCGTCCTCGGCGTTGCGCAGCAGATTGGCCTCGAGCAGCCCCAGCAGGGCGAACGAGGCGAGCGACAGGGCCGCGGCCACCACCACGCTCGCACCCACGGTGGCCCGCGCCCGGACGGTGGTGGGCCACAGCCGCCTCAGCACGGGCCATCGCTCCAGGGCGGCGCCCGCGGCCGCGCGCAAGGCGGCGGCGGGGCGGCTGCGCAGGAGACGGCCGCGCAGGAGACGGGCGCGGACGAGGAGATCGTGCAGGGTCCGGTCGTGCAGGGTCCGGTCGTACAGGATCCGGTCGTCCAGGATCCGCTCCCGGCAGAGGCGGCCGGGGAAGAGGTGGTCGCGGAACAGGCGGTCGCGGCCGCGGGGACGCTCAGCCACCGTCGGCCGCCAGCCGGTATCCGGCCCCGCGTACGGTCTCCAGCGCGGCGCGGCCGAACGGCGCGTCGATCTTGCGGCGTACGGCACTGACGTGGACCTCGACGACATTGGGATCGCCGTCGAAAGCGCTGTCCCACACCTGGCCTACCCGGACGTCCTCCTGCCGTGGCTCTTCCTCGTGCCCCGGGTCGCGATGGGGCTCAACCACCTCCTGGCGGACTCCGAGCCCCTCGGCGCGGACCGTACGCAGCTGCTGCGGGCCGCTGTCGAGGACGCCGCGGCGCAGCCAGAGGCCGGCCCCTGGGGAGCTCTGCACCGGCTCTCCCCGTGGACGGCACTGCCCCGGGACAGCGACACGGCCTCGTGGCCCGCCCTAGCCGGCGACTCCGAGTGCGTCCTGTCCACGACCCGCATCCCGGACGTCGAAGGCCACCTCACGCGCGGTCCCGCCGCACGCTACGTATGGGACCTGGCCGACCGCGACAACAGCCTGTGGGTCGTCCCCCTCGGCGCCTCGGGGGCTGACGGGCCCCACCACCACGACCAGCTGCCCCTGTGGGAACGCGGCGAACTCGTGCCCGTGATCACGGACTGGAGCCTGCTACGCAAGGAGGGCGGTGCACCGGGGCCCGCCGAGGAAGTCAGCGGCGGACGCGGGGCATACCCAGGCCCGTCCGGGAATTGATCTCGCGCTGTCATCTGCCACCGCCGAATCAGAAAGGCGGCAGTGCCTCAGGCACCGAGGTAGGGCACAAAATTGTCCGGCTCCAACAAGGGGTCGACCCACGCTGCGTGAGCAAATGCTGGACGCTGCGACATCCGACCGCCCACGTCATCGACAAGCGTCGTCCTCACCCGAGGAGTGAGATGAATCCGACAACGCAGACCCTCCACCTCGACGACGCCGCAGTCACCCGCATCGACGTCCAGCGCCGCGTCCGGGGCCACACTCACCGTCCACCCGGCCTTGGTGGCGAGATACATCCACACCTCGAGAGCGCGCACGTAAGACGGCGGTCCCAAGCCGCCATGTCGGCGACCAGATCCCGGACGGCACGGCGTCCTCATGGGTGGCGCAGGCCTCTGCGATGCGCAGGGGCTGGCCTCCTTCCGTTCTTGCAACGGTCAGAGAGGGAGCGAAGTTGATGCGCTCTGTGTTGACGGACGGATCGTTCCAGTGGGCCTCCTTCTGCTGCGGTCATCCGTTCGCCGAGGAGGTCGTGATGACTGGTTCCCTGCCCGTTGCTGCCCAGGCGGATCTGCGCCGTCAGCCCGTGGAAGACGTGCTGGAGCGCGTGGAAGCGGCCCTGCGTGTGGAATTGGATCGGCAGGCACTGGTGCGCAAGCGCCGTTCCTTGGGCGGTCGTACGGAGCGGGGTACATGGGTGCGCATCGAGCGGCGGGGGTTCTAGCGGATCGGCGCGCAGGGCTGGAACGGGACCGAGGCCGTCACCGCCAACAGGGGACTCGCACCCGAGGCCGACGCCCCGCAGGACCTCGTCGACACCGTCCTGTGCAAGTGACGCTGCGCGTGGCCGGCTGACGGCCGTCGTGGCCCCGGGCCGGCGGCGGCGCCCGTGGACCGCAGCCCGTTGCCCCCGCCGGGGGTTGATCGTTTGGGTGGCTGACGGGTCGGTACGGGCGGTCATCGAAACGCGAAGGCGAGTGGTCGGGGTGCGAGTCGCGCGCAGGACGGTTCTGCAGGCGGGCGGGGCCGGCGCCCTCGCCGCACTGCTCGGACACCCCCCGGCCCGGGCCGCGGCCCAGGCCGGTTCCCCGGGTCCGGCGGCCGGGGAACCGCTCCGGTTGCGCTTCACCCGCGCGACCAACGGGGCCGCGACCGCCACCGCCACCGGGGACCGCGTCGTCGCCGAGGTGCAGAACGTCCTCTGGTCTCTGCCCCCGGACGGCTCGCCCGCCACGCAGCTCACCCCGCCCGATCTGGAGCCCGGCCGCCCGGTGTTCTCCCCGGACGGCCGCCACCTCGCGATGAGCGCCTACCGCGGGGGCGCCTTCCACATCTGGGTGATGGGCGCGGACGGATCGGGTCTGCGCAGGCTCACCGACGGCCCGTTCGACCACCGTGCCCCCGCCTGGTCGCCCGACGGCTGCAGCCTCGCCTTCTGCTCCGAACGGGGCGGCGACCCGGTGGCGGGCAGCCCGTACCGGATCTGGGCGGTCGCCCTCACCGGCGGCGGCCCGCGCCGGCTGACGGGCCTGCCCGGGCAGCCCGGGCCAGGCCAGGAAGGCGACTGGGAGGACTTCGACCCGGTCTGGTCGCCGGACGGTACCCGCGTGCTGTTCGTCCGCGGCACCGCCACGGGGGAGACCCTGACGGCCCGGACCCTCGCATCGGTCGCCGTCGCCGCGGCCGACGCCGGCGGGCCCGTACGGATCGAACACACCGTCACCGACGGCAGACTGCTGGCCCCGGCGCTCTCCCCGGCCGGGCGCACCGCCTGGCTGTCCGCCGCTCCCGGACCACGCAAGGCCGAGGTCCTGAGCCTCTACGCGTACGGGCGCGAGGTCGCCCTCGACGGGGACCTCGCGCCCGCGCCCCCGCGCTGGATCGGCGACGACCGCCTGCTGATCACGCTCGACGGCCGGTTCCAGGTGATCCGTCCCCACACGGACACCACCGGCCAGGAGATCCCCCTCGACGCCACCCTTGAGGTGACCCGCCCCCGCTACCGGGCCAAGGAGTACGTCCTGGAGGCCGAGCGGAGCCGTCCGGTCCACGGCATCCACCTGCCCGCCCTCTCACCCGACGGCCGCAGCGTGGCCTTCGCCGCGCTCAACGCCCTGTGGACCGCACCCGTCACCGGGGGAGCACCGCGCAGACTCGTCCAGGCCCCCGCCACCGCCTACCTCCAGGGACCGGTGTGGACCCCGGACGGCCGGGCGCTGCTCTACACCGACGACCGCGACGGGCTGAACACCGTACGCCGCCGGGAGCTCACCGGCGGCGGGGAGAGCGTCCTCGCCCCGGGCGGCCGCGTCTACGGAGTGCTCTCGCCCGACGGCGGACGGCTCGCCGCCCTCGACCTCGCCGGGCGGCTCCTCGTCCGCGACCTCGCGACCGGCACGGAGACCCCCCTGGTCACCGCCCTCGGCGGCGGAGGCCTGCCCGGCCCGCCCAGCTGGTCCCCCGACGGCCGGTACCTCGCGCTCTGCGACCGCAACCGCCTCAGCCGGCGCTTCC contains these protein-coding regions:
- a CDS encoding class I SAM-dependent methyltransferase produces the protein MDIRGDLRPDGHAPPSERCAHGGRPGEAYAVSAEFYDLLHARAYHRHALALAAPAAAARVGIVEVGAGTGLVTEVLIGASTVPVHAVEPAAAMRAVLLSRLHPPAGGSAGDRVTVHACSALELSLRGQADLAVCLRMVPCLPPAERRALWRVLADLLVPGGLLFLDRPPAGLPAQPVRRGLGEVRLGIDTYRGQLTQRAEDGRIRYDYTYLVCRQGRMLRHARESFLLWPLTRRALAEELTAAGLALEDDLTPDVLQVRRGSGL
- the fusA gene encoding elongation factor G — its product is MRTIRRPLAGTSPTAVRNLGILAHVDAGKTTITERILFATGAIHKRGEVHDGTTVTDFDAQERDRGITIFAAAVSCAWAGHRVNLIDTPGHVDFSDEVERSLRVLDGAVAVFDAVAGVEPQSESVWRQADRHGVPRIAFVNKLDRAGADLDTAVASIRERLGVVPLVVQLPIGREDGFTGVVDLLGMRALLWRAGGETYETAPVPEELREEAQRRRRLLEETVAELHADALEEFCAASAVTGPTLARALRELTLRGDGVVVLCGSAYRNRGIEPLLDAVLAYLPSPADMPPVRGEAGGAEQERAPDPAAPFTALAFKVTATPTGRLTYVRVYAGTLRKGESVLDAATGRTERVGRILRVQADRHEEREEAVAGDIVAVIGLKAARAGTTLCAPGAPLVLEPPSVAEPVVSVAVEARRSSDTGRLAAALARLVEEDPSLVVRSDGETGQTVLSGMGELHLEVAVEKIRRGQGVEVVVGRPQVSYRETVVRGVTGLVYRHVKQDGGAGQFAHVVIDVEPLEEAAEAAGFVFRSSVVGGRVPQEYARAVEAGCRDALAEGPLGGYPVTGLRVTLTDGATHSKDSSELAFRAAGRFALREALRASTVELLEPVVEVTVTVPEDGVGAVLGDLAARRGRVSGSTSGSGTAVVTAAVPLAELFGYASRLRGRTQGRGTFTARPAALAPVPAAVAAVVLSR
- a CDS encoding DUF6296 family protein, yielding MGEDREDRYELVFEDDGSAESADTVVVTRTERTGPGGHPVYADDTGIIRAEISDQGEVRMLASGGQQALSHPARARRPAS
- a CDS encoding ATP-binding protein, yielding MAERPRGRDRLFRDHLFPGRLCRERILDDRILYDRTLHDRTLHDLLVRARLLRGRLLRSRPAAALRAAAGAALERWPVLRRLWPTTVRARATVGASVVVAAALSLASFALLGLLEANLLRNAEDDARRQADAVAQLAAAGRLDRARLVARGVEFVQVVGADGRVLLASPNLIGVPAFPPAGPEVPGTRFHTWKVRPLGGGHRQRVVQVITDTPNGPAIVYAGASLRDADAVDDTTTAALVIGMPLLLATVALVTWRVTGRALRPVEAIRAEVAGITDRDLHRRVPVPATHDEVARLAQTMNATLDRLEASGVRQRQFIADASHELRSPITVLRTQLEVALAVQDPELWPELIGGALQDIERLQHLAADLLLLARIDAAQPVAAVELDLTALVCEAVDTRLGDRVPVHLDLEAGVGITGSALWLSRVVTNLLDNAQRYADRRVVVTLRTTNGPGPRTAVLEVTDDGPGIPAADRERVFERFTRLDDSRSRDHGGAGLGLAIARDLTAHHGGTLTAEDHAHGARLVLRLPAAPRPE
- a CDS encoding DUF4180 domain-containing protein — protein: MSTLQTIHGVPVLICGSEGERISGEGDVMDLIGNAMYQGVQWIAIPAERFDETFFRLSTRVAGDVVQKFVNYRVGLAVLGDISRHTTNSPALRDFVRECNRGRQTWFLTDAAELHDRLGPPAASEA
- a CDS encoding penicillin acylase family protein codes for the protein MDLDDIGIAVESAVPHLAYPDVLLPWLFLVPRVAMGLNHLLADSEPLGADRTQLLRAAVEDAAAQPEAGPWGALHRLSPWTALPRDSDTASWPALAGDSECVLSTTRIPDVEGHLTRGPAARYVWDLADRDNSLWVVPLGASGADGPHHHDQLPLWERGELVPVITDWSLLRKEGGAPGPAEEVSGGRGAYPGPSGN